In [Leptolyngbya] sp. PCC 7376, a genomic segment contains:
- a CDS encoding AAA family ATPase, producing the protein MDLFDHQAAQRRQTQAPLADRMRPRTLDEYVGQEHIIAPGRLLRRAIALDQISSLIFYGPPGTGKTTLARIIANTTESYFVSLNAVLAGIKDIREAIAKAQAEFKYYQKSTLLFVDEVHRFNKSQQDALLPWVENGTVILIGATTENPYFEVNKALVSRSRIFQLTSLESRHLEQVLAQTLDDNARGYGELQVTIETAAKDHLIQVSNGDARTLLNALELAVETTEPKLDGRILITLAIAEDSIQQRAVLYDKEGDAHFDTISAFIKSVRGSDPDAALYWLAKMLYAGEEPRYIFRRLLILACEDIGLADPSAVTIVNSCAETFDRIGMPEGRYPLAQATLYLATTDKSNSVMGFFDAIATVEKEQVADVPNHLKDPNRDKEEFGHGADYQYPHAYREHWVEQQYLPDFLQGKQFYDPSSQGYEKQIKDRVLRRREAQLAAFSGGMNDHRLDILTYGKTDAVTERWLQRTLSKTGQQLGKIRDRLFADITIQRHDIVLDLNAGNGLLTWEALRQTPEGGVYSVVTSINDDNNLNGQAISLDELQRPKIIRGELTELTDCLNPDIQFDKIIGRNVLMASSEKKAIAQQLKQLLQPQTQLRIVETIPREGQRLYQLLDLKNLAADIQKKLIAAEEAIYTNPNDDMVNWDDNDLQKLFKKLGLETNLQKEIQTTQIFISPQLLKRWFTSQKPQRPSYIDHLHAKLDDAEIQLIQHQFERQLLNKAVPWQSTILWITASGS; encoded by the coding sequence ATGGATCTGTTTGATCATCAAGCTGCTCAACGTCGCCAAACCCAAGCCCCTCTTGCGGATCGAATGCGTCCTAGAACTCTCGATGAGTATGTGGGACAGGAACATATCATTGCGCCGGGAAGATTATTGCGCCGGGCGATCGCCCTTGACCAGATTTCGTCTCTCATTTTTTATGGGCCACCGGGAACAGGCAAAACAACTTTAGCCAGAATTATTGCGAACACCACCGAATCCTATTTTGTAAGTTTGAATGCGGTGTTGGCGGGGATTAAGGATATCCGGGAGGCGATCGCCAAAGCCCAGGCTGAGTTTAAGTACTATCAAAAAAGTACGTTACTGTTTGTGGATGAGGTGCATCGGTTTAATAAATCTCAGCAGGATGCGCTGTTGCCATGGGTGGAAAATGGCACAGTGATTTTGATTGGGGCAACCACAGAAAATCCCTATTTCGAAGTTAATAAAGCTCTCGTTAGTCGCTCCCGAATTTTTCAGTTAACTTCTTTAGAATCTCGTCATTTAGAACAGGTTTTAGCGCAAACATTAGATGATAATGCGCGGGGTTATGGGGAGCTACAAGTCACGATTGAAACAGCAGCAAAAGACCATTTAATTCAAGTTTCTAATGGTGATGCTCGGACATTATTAAACGCATTGGAATTGGCTGTTGAAACCACAGAGCCTAAACTCGATGGCCGGATTTTAATTACGTTGGCGATCGCCGAAGATTCGATTCAGCAGCGAGCGGTGCTCTACGACAAAGAAGGGGATGCCCATTTCGATACGATTAGTGCGTTTATTAAAAGTGTGCGGGGTTCCGATCCCGATGCGGCATTATATTGGCTCGCAAAAATGCTCTACGCCGGGGAAGAGCCGAGGTACATTTTTCGGCGGTTGTTGATTTTGGCCTGTGAGGATATTGGTTTAGCCGATCCGAGTGCCGTGACCATCGTCAATTCCTGCGCGGAGACCTTTGACCGTATTGGAATGCCAGAAGGTCGTTATCCCCTTGCTCAAGCAACACTTTATCTCGCCACCACCGATAAATCTAACAGCGTAATGGGCTTTTTCGATGCGATCGCCACGGTTGAGAAAGAGCAAGTTGCGGATGTGCCAAACCACCTTAAAGATCCTAATCGCGACAAGGAAGAATTTGGCCACGGCGCAGATTATCAATATCCCCATGCCTATCGCGAGCATTGGGTAGAGCAACAATATTTACCGGATTTTTTGCAGGGAAAACAGTTTTACGATCCGTCCTCCCAAGGCTATGAAAAGCAAATTAAAGATCGGGTTTTACGGCGGCGAGAAGCACAATTAGCGGCATTTTCTGGGGGGATGAATGATCATCGTCTCGATATTCTGACCTATGGCAAAACTGACGCAGTAACAGAACGTTGGTTACAACGAACCCTCTCGAAAACAGGACAACAACTCGGTAAGATCCGCGATCGCCTCTTTGCAGACATCACTATTCAACGCCATGATATTGTTCTCGATCTTAATGCCGGGAATGGTTTGCTCACTTGGGAAGCGCTGCGACAAACTCCTGAAGGTGGGGTTTATAGCGTAGTGACTAGCATTAATGATGACAATAATTTGAATGGTCAAGCCATCAGCCTCGATGAATTGCAACGACCGAAAATTATTCGTGGCGAATTAACTGAACTCACTGACTGTTTAAATCCTGATATTCAATTCGATAAGATTATTGGTCGCAATGTATTGATGGCTTCTTCTGAGAAAAAGGCGATCGCCCAACAATTGAAGCAACTCTTACAACCTCAAACTCAATTGCGCATTGTCGAAACCATTCCCCGTGAGGGGCAACGACTTTATCAGTTATTGGATCTCAAAAATTTAGCGGCGGATATCCAGAAAAAACTGATTGCCGCGGAAGAAGCAATCTACACAAATCCCAATGACGATATGGTGAATTGGGATGATAACGACTTACAGAAACTGTTTAAAAAGCTTGGTTTAGAGACGAATCTCCAAAAAGAAATTCAAACCACTCAGATTTTTATTAGCCCGCAATTACTAAAGCGTTGGTTTACGTCTCAAAAGCCCCAACGTCCGTCCTATATCGATCATCTCCATGCCAAATTAGATGACGCAGAAATTCAACTGATTCAACATCAATTCGAGCGGCAGTTACTCAACAAAGCTGTCCCATGGCAAAGCACAATTTTATGGATTACAGCATCGGGATCATAG